CTCACGGACCCGGCGGAGTTCCTCGAGGACCTCGTCGAGAACCCGCTGCTGGTCGTGCTCGCACTCGGGGCTGCCGCCGCCGCGGTCGTCACGGTCCTGCTGGTGCTGGCGACGCTTTTGTTCCTGGTGTTCGCGGTCGGTCCCGTCGCCGTCCTCGTCACGCTCGCGGTCCTGGGACTCTTCGTGACGATGCTCGCCGTCTCCGGCTTCGTCTACCTCCGGACCGATATCCCCGCCCGCGTCCAGCGGAAGATCGACGCCGCGAAGGAACGCTCCGATACCAGCCGGAAGGAGGGCGCTGCGATGAGCGAGGAGGAGGCGATAGAGGAGCTGAAGACCCAGTACGCCGAGGGCCGACTCACCGACGCCGAGCTCGAGGACGCGCTCGAAGCGGTCTTCACCAGCGACACGCCCGAGCGAGTCGTCGAGCGAAACCGGTGAGTCCGCGGTCCTCCCCGTTCTTCCGACGGGCCGCAGTAGCTCTTCCCCTGTCGAAGGTCGTGTTCTGTCTGCAGCACGAGCGAACGGAGCTACTCGAACTCTGTCAGCAGTTCCGTGCGAGATAGAGGGGATGTGTTCAGTAGATGCTGTCCGCGACAGCCACCAGATGGGACCGATGATCGCCCTACGCTGTTCTGAACGAACCCTGTCTCTTCATCCCGATGTAACGGCGGTTTTCGACACCATCTTCCGCCCGTGCTGGAGTACAAGGGCCAAGACTATCAGCCACCACAGCCCTGCCCCGAGGACGATGGAGATGATCCCTGTACCGTCCAGCAGGCCACCAGATCCGGCGAGAACCGGACCCAGGTTCACGGTTCCATGCATCAGCATCAGCGGGAGTACGCTCCCGTCGGTTACGTTCACGAATGCCCCGAACACGATGGATGCACCGATGACGAACAGGGTATACTGGACGAAGAAGACCGGTTCGAGGCGGTACTGTTCATGGCCGATGAACAGCGGGAGATGCCAGACCCACCAGAGGACGCCGATACTGAGCCCGGCGGTCAATACGGACATCGATTCCTGAACGCGTGGCTGGAGGAATCCACGCCAGCCGATCTCCTCGACACCGCCGAACAGGAGCATCTGCGCAAGAACGAACAGCACGATGATAGGCAGGCTCCCCGGCGGTGAATACGACAGCGATCCTCCACCGAGTGCGCCGACCACGGACTGGACGTTCGTGATGAACAACGGGATGAAGAGCGCGATGCCAAATAGAGTCGGATGGAGTCGCCAGTCGAGTACGCGTCCGAGCCAATCCCCAACCGGGACATCGCTGACCCAGACGACTACGAGCGCAGCAATCGGAACGCCCCATTGCCGTCCCAGAGTGACGGGTAGTACCTCCCCCCAGTTGAA
This window of the Haloarchaeobius amylolyticus genome carries:
- a CDS encoding CPBP family intramembrane glutamic endopeptidase, whose amino-acid sequence is MLREWTRTHQLRAFVLIAFGWTWTWDALYYIFNWGEVLPVTLGRQWGVPIAALVVVWVSDVPVGDWLGRVLDWRLHPTLFGIALFIPLFITNVQSVVGALGGGSLSYSPPGSLPIIVLFVLAQMLLFGGVEEIGWRGFLQPRVQESMSVLTAGLSIGVLWWVWHLPLFIGHEQYRLEPVFFVQYTLFVIGASIVFGAFVNVTDGSVLPLMLMHGTVNLGPVLAGSGGLLDGTGIISIVLGAGLWWLIVLALVLQHGRKMVSKTAVTSG